The following proteins are co-located in the Planococcus plakortidis genome:
- the gnd gene encoding phosphogluconate dehydrogenase (NAD(+)-dependent, decarboxylating), which yields MEIGIIGLGKMGKNLALNLTDHGHTVVGHDANALEVSDFKVAGSLEELVQNLQAPRTVWLMVPAGEITESVIAQLVPLLDKGDTIIDGGNSNYKESVRRAEELKASGIYFFDCGTSGGTEGARHGICAMIGGDEEKFNDIEPLFRDISVEGGYLYAGKPGSGHFMKMIHNGIEYGMMQSIAEGFDILHKSDFDYDYEKVAGVWNNGSIISSYLMGLTQNAFSKDEKLDGIKGVMNSSGEGKWTVETALDLNVPAPVITMSLMMRYRSLEDDTFTGKVVAALRNEFGGHAVVKK from the coding sequence ATGGAAATTGGAATTATTGGCTTGGGCAAGATGGGCAAGAACCTCGCACTCAATTTAACAGATCATGGCCACACAGTGGTCGGGCATGATGCAAACGCCTTGGAAGTAAGCGATTTCAAAGTGGCTGGATCGCTCGAAGAATTGGTGCAGAACCTGCAGGCGCCCCGCACGGTATGGTTGATGGTGCCGGCCGGGGAAATTACGGAATCGGTCATCGCTCAATTGGTACCGCTGTTGGACAAAGGCGATACGATCATCGACGGAGGCAACTCGAACTACAAGGAATCGGTGCGCCGCGCTGAGGAATTGAAAGCTAGCGGAATTTATTTCTTCGACTGCGGCACAAGCGGAGGAACAGAAGGCGCACGCCACGGGATTTGCGCAATGATTGGCGGAGACGAAGAGAAGTTCAACGATATCGAACCGCTCTTCCGCGACATCTCAGTCGAAGGCGGCTATCTATACGCTGGCAAACCAGGCAGCGGTCATTTTATGAAAATGATCCACAACGGCATCGAGTACGGCATGATGCAATCGATTGCGGAAGGATTTGACATTCTTCACAAAAGTGATTTCGATTACGACTACGAAAAAGTTGCCGGCGTGTGGAATAACGGCTCAATCATTAGTTCTTATTTGATGGGCTTGACGCAAAATGCGTTCTCGAAAGACGAAAAACTTGATGGCATCAAAGGGGTCATGAACTCATCGGGTGAAGGGAAATGGACAGTGGAAACGGCACTCGATCTGAATGTGCCGGCACCGGTCATCACGATGTCGCTGATGATGCGCTACCGCTCACTTGAAGACGATACGTTTACTGGGAAAGTGGTTGCGGCACTGCGCAACGAATTCGGCGGGCACGCAGTCGTCAAGAAATAA